A portion of the Lentimicrobiaceae bacterium genome contains these proteins:
- a CDS encoding LEA type 2 family protein codes for MASIFTACDVLQQAEKMANLTKCEFRLGSVTNLKLAGINVQNAKAVKDLSLMDAQRLLTAVAANSFPLTFTLNVDVRNPNTSAAGLSKMDWILFIDDIQMLSGAVNQQVTIPAKGIKAIPVNASVDLKKVLKGKTADAIINFGLNLASAGNKPTRMMMQLKPTIMIGSYPLSYPGYLTVKTVFTSR; via the coding sequence ATGGCATCTATTTTCACGGCTTGCGATGTGTTGCAGCAGGCTGAAAAAATGGCAAACTTAACAAAATGCGAATTCCGACTGGGCTCGGTTACAAATTTAAAACTGGCAGGTATTAACGTACAAAATGCAAAAGCAGTAAAAGACCTGAGTCTTATGGATGCCCAGCGTCTGCTTACGGCTGTTGCCGCCAACAGTTTTCCGCTAACCTTTACCTTAAATGTAGATGTCCGGAATCCCAACACTTCTGCGGCAGGATTAAGTAAAATGGATTGGATACTGTTTATTGACGACATCCAGATGCTGAGTGGCGCCGTTAACCAACAGGTAACCATTCCTGCAAAAGGTATCAAAGCAATCCCGGTAAATGCCAGCGTTGATCTGAAAAAAGTGCTGAAAGGCAAAACTGCTGATGCAATAATCAATTTCGGGCTGAACCTTGCAAGTGCAGGCAACAAACCCACCCGGATGATGATGCAGCTAAAACCTACTATTATGATTGGCAGTTATCCCTTAAGCTACCCAGGTTATCTTACGGTAAAAACGGTTTTTACTTCGAGATAA
- a CDS encoding Zn-dependent hydrolase: MIKKLFTVVAAIVLLVGISSCHTKTKNAEGSADSLKTDTIMQKKLAGFATVRLTTDLSQLSEKEKLMIPLLIEVAQIMDELYWQQSFGDKAKLFSSIADESTRKFAGINYGPWERLNDNKPFIPSYGEKPLGATFYPADMTKEEFEKLSNKDKTSLYTVIRRNADRSLKVVWYHDEYREKLLQASDLIKKAAILAEDTGLKRYLEMRAEALLTSNYQPSDFAWMDMKTNKIDFVVGPIENYEDALFGYKAAFESFVLVKDIEWSKKLEKYLSFLPMLQNALPVEAKYKKEKPATSSDLGVYDAIYYAGDCNSGSKTIAINLPNDEQVQLKKGSRRLQLKNSMKAKFDNILVPIADKLIDPSQKANIKFDAFFNNVMFHEVAHGLGVKNTINGKGTVREAMKDTYSSFEEAKADILGLFMATQLIEKGEIKNISAEDCYVTFIAGIFRSVRFGAASSHGKANMMCFNFFEQKGAFTRNADGTYKVDFAKTKTAVDQWAAYVLHFEANGDYIGAVKYLQTNGIIRQGLQKDLDSFATTNIPVDVVFEQGLSVLQLQ; this comes from the coding sequence ATGATAAAAAAACTTTTTACAGTTGTGGCAGCCATTGTTCTGCTGGTGGGAATAAGCAGTTGCCATACAAAGACAAAAAACGCCGAAGGCAGTGCTGATTCACTTAAAACAGATACCATTATGCAAAAAAAATTAGCGGGTTTTGCCACCGTACGGCTTACTACCGACCTTTCCCAACTTTCGGAAAAGGAAAAACTGATGATTCCCCTGCTGATAGAAGTTGCGCAGATAATGGACGAACTGTACTGGCAACAATCTTTTGGCGACAAAGCTAAGTTGTTCAGCAGCATTGCCGACGAATCCACCCGCAAGTTTGCCGGAATTAACTACGGCCCCTGGGAACGTCTTAACGACAATAAACCTTTTATTCCTTCTTATGGTGAAAAACCCCTTGGCGCCACTTTTTATCCTGCCGACATGACCAAGGAAGAATTTGAAAAACTGAGTAACAAGGATAAGACCAGTCTTTACACGGTAATCCGCCGCAATGCCGACCGCAGCCTTAAGGTGGTGTGGTATCACGACGAATACAGGGAAAAGCTGCTGCAAGCTTCCGACCTGATTAAAAAAGCTGCCATCCTTGCCGAAGACACCGGGCTGAAAAGATACCTTGAAATGCGTGCCGAAGCACTGTTAACTTCAAACTACCAACCCAGCGATTTTGCATGGATGGATATGAAAACCAATAAAATTGATTTTGTCGTTGGACCTATCGAAAATTACGAAGATGCACTATTTGGCTACAAAGCTGCCTTCGAATCTTTTGTTTTGGTTAAAGATATAGAATGGAGCAAAAAACTTGAAAAATACCTCTCTTTCCTTCCTATGCTTCAGAATGCTCTTCCGGTGGAAGCCAAATACAAAAAGGAAAAACCAGCAACCTCGTCCGACCTGGGCGTTTACGATGCAATCTACTATGCAGGCGATTGTAACAGCGGAAGCAAAACCATCGCTATCAATCTTCCAAACGACGAACAGGTACAGTTGAAAAAAGGTTCACGCCGCCTGCAACTGAAAAATTCAATGAAAGCCAAATTCGACAATATCCTGGTGCCTATTGCCGATAAACTTATTGATCCTTCACAAAAAGCAAACATAAAATTCGATGCTTTCTTTAACAATGTGATGTTCCACGAAGTAGCACACGGATTGGGAGTTAAAAACACCATCAACGGAAAAGGCACCGTTCGCGAAGCCATGAAGGACACCTACTCTTCGTTTGAAGAAGCCAAAGCCGATATACTCGGACTCTTCATGGCTACTCAACTCATCGAAAAAGGAGAAATAAAGAACATATCAGCCGAAGATTGTTACGTAACTTTCATTGCCGGAATATTCCGCTCGGTACGTTTTGGCGCAGCAAGTTCGCATGGCAAAGCCAACATGATGTGTTTTAACTTTTTTGAACAAAAAGGCGCCTTTACTCGAAATGCCGACGGAACTTACAAAGTTGATTTTGCAAAAACAAAAACAGCCGTTGACCAATGGGCTGCCTATGTCCTGCATTTTGAAGCCAATGGCGATTACATTGGTGCAGTAAAATACCTGCAGACTAACGGCATCATCCGCCAGGGGCTCCAAAAGGATCTGGACAGCTTTGCCACCACCAACATTCCTGTGGATGTAGTGTTCGAGCAAGGTTTGTCGGTATTGCAGCTTCAATAA